Proteins encoded within one genomic window of Amycolatopsis sp. 2-15:
- a CDS encoding SRPBCC family protein — MPGRTYSFEVNRVSTAPPEVLFRLETEGPLWSTWGRPLIVQARWARRGDDDPNGVGAVREVGLWPVLLREKTVEYEPDRRHVYTFDGSGPVRDYRAEVFFTPNTAGGTDLRWTGSFSESVPGTGAFAAAALRRAIRILSAQLVKAADSGR; from the coding sequence ATGCCGGGCCGTACGTACTCGTTCGAGGTCAACCGCGTGAGCACGGCGCCGCCGGAAGTCCTGTTCCGCCTGGAAACCGAGGGTCCGCTGTGGTCGACGTGGGGCCGGCCGCTGATCGTGCAGGCGCGCTGGGCGCGGCGGGGTGACGACGATCCCAACGGCGTCGGCGCCGTCCGCGAAGTGGGACTGTGGCCGGTGCTGCTGCGGGAGAAGACAGTGGAGTACGAGCCCGACCGGCGCCACGTCTACACGTTCGACGGCTCCGGGCCCGTGCGCGACTACCGCGCCGAAGTGTTCTTCACCCCCAACACCGCGGGCGGCACGGACCTGCGCTGGACGGGTTCGTTCAGCGAGTCCGTGCCCGGAACCGGAGCTTTCGCCGCCGCCGCGCTCCGCAGGGCGATCCGGATCCTGTCGGCACAACTGGTCAAAGCGGCCGACTCCGGGCGCTGA
- a CDS encoding polysaccharide deacetylase family protein — MTKLGAVVAGLFVVAACSAPAPVVAPPPSQPNPAPGAVHPAAPPGPYAFGTVQQKAPAIADGKVGVVRRITTTKPYVFITMDDGAVRDPSAPGLIQQSGGHPVLFLNQRYVKGHEAYFKSILDSTGATLGDHTVDHPNLKGKPLAYQQKQICDDADDFEHELGVRPVLFRPPFGNYDQNTLHAAQLCGMRVAVLWSAAVNDGHVQFQVGDKLRPGDIVLMHFRKTFKEDYEAFLAQAKKDGLTPVPLADFVG, encoded by the coding sequence GTGACGAAGCTGGGTGCTGTGGTGGCCGGGTTGTTCGTGGTGGCGGCTTGTTCCGCCCCGGCACCGGTTGTCGCGCCGCCGCCCAGCCAGCCGAACCCCGCGCCGGGCGCGGTGCACCCGGCGGCTCCGCCGGGGCCGTACGCGTTCGGCACGGTGCAGCAGAAGGCACCCGCCATCGCCGACGGCAAGGTCGGCGTGGTTCGCCGCATCACCACCACCAAGCCGTACGTGTTCATCACCATGGACGACGGCGCCGTCAGGGATCCTTCGGCACCCGGGCTGATCCAGCAGTCGGGCGGGCACCCGGTGCTGTTCCTGAACCAGCGCTACGTCAAGGGCCACGAAGCCTACTTCAAGTCCATTTTGGACTCGACGGGCGCGACGCTGGGCGACCACACCGTCGACCACCCCAACCTCAAGGGAAAACCGCTGGCCTACCAGCAAAAGCAGATCTGTGACGACGCCGACGACTTCGAGCACGAGCTCGGCGTGCGGCCCGTGTTGTTCCGCCCACCGTTCGGCAACTACGACCAGAACACCCTGCACGCCGCCCAGCTCTGCGGCATGCGGGTCGCGGTGCTGTGGTCCGCCGCCGTGAACGACGGCCACGTCCAGTTCCAGGTCGGCGACAAGTTGCGACCCGGCGACATCGTGCTCATGCATTTCCGCAAGACGTTCAAGGAAGACTACGAAGCTTTCCTCGCGCAGGCAAAGAAGGACGGTCTGACGCCGGTGCCGCTGGCGGACTTCGTGGGCTAG
- a CDS encoding CHAT domain-containing protein, whose protein sequence is MSALDRVIAAAADLYTRGRAAAADHRPGLAIRLFRHTLSRLARAPEPVPDVLELRTRVLISLASAEAEVTSTRAGLAHLEVAEDVRLRLPPGALRSSLRLIISLQRAVIVMRAGRFADARALYDLVLPSIESEVDDGFVLLVRTLNNRALVHMAMNKPDLAHGDLSRALALAVEHGLTLLEAKIRQNLGDHAQLVGDVPEALRNYEEAARLLGTVAPGALMVVRLDQARALLTAGLGEEAARHLDEALPELRANGSGQYVAEAEVARAAAALLEGDFALARKFASAARRRFLRRGNTRWAEIAGLARFRADAHKILSTRGARSTPRLPAELVALAERLSELGVRDEAAVARLLAVRLLLRRQEIDEAAKVLARVPKPRETTPIDHRMLFRLCRAELAVATGRPRSALAQARAGLRELGMIRDRMGGLDLVCGTAVHGEELGRLAMQLVLRRARNNAAGARRMFAWLERTRAQVYRYEPLPVIEDPALSKHITEMRHLQRTIQRARAEGEPVKALEQRYSALQHEASRLGWHTSPWGRPRPVATPDEVVAQLGDRVLVSLVPYNGQLYSVVVDRGSFRLLKLGPYHDIVETAKQLHADLDALAPDHLPPMLAETVAASAVQRADKLDALISASLVKTLDDRELVIVPIGQLYAMPWGALPSLRGHAVSIAPSATAWITAKRATDAGAVLLAGGPGVPGAVGEVSKLRSVYPDARLVDGSGATSSAVLAALDGTRLAHLVAHGAHEPANALFSRLELVDGPLFAHETSRLANPPERVVLAACELAMSHIRPGEEALGFAGTLLASGSRTVIGAVARVGDRAAADTMSDLHQRLSDGTPPALALAEAIAVDPLRRPFVCLGAG, encoded by the coding sequence TTGTCAGCCCTCGATCGAGTGATCGCGGCGGCGGCTGATTTGTACACCCGAGGTCGCGCCGCGGCCGCCGATCATCGGCCCGGCCTAGCGATCCGGCTGTTCCGGCACACGCTCAGCCGGCTCGCTCGCGCGCCCGAACCGGTGCCCGACGTCCTCGAGCTGCGCACCAGGGTGCTCATCAGCCTGGCCTCGGCCGAAGCGGAGGTCACGTCGACCCGGGCGGGCCTGGCGCACCTCGAGGTCGCCGAAGACGTGCGATTGCGGCTTCCGCCAGGGGCGTTGCGGAGCTCACTGCGGCTGATCATCAGCCTGCAGCGCGCCGTCATCGTCATGCGCGCGGGCCGCTTCGCCGACGCGCGGGCCCTCTACGACCTGGTGCTGCCGTCCATCGAGTCCGAAGTGGATGATGGGTTCGTGCTGCTCGTACGGACGCTGAACAACCGCGCCCTCGTGCACATGGCGATGAACAAGCCGGACCTCGCGCACGGTGACCTGAGCCGCGCGCTTGCCCTCGCGGTCGAGCACGGTCTCACCTTGCTCGAGGCGAAGATCCGGCAGAACCTCGGCGACCACGCCCAGCTCGTCGGCGACGTGCCCGAGGCACTGCGCAACTACGAAGAGGCTGCGCGGCTGCTCGGCACGGTCGCGCCCGGGGCGCTGATGGTCGTGCGGCTCGACCAAGCGCGGGCGCTGCTCACCGCGGGCCTCGGCGAGGAAGCGGCACGTCACCTCGACGAAGCGTTGCCCGAGCTGCGCGCGAACGGCTCGGGCCAGTACGTCGCTGAAGCCGAAGTCGCCCGCGCAGCCGCCGCGTTGCTGGAAGGTGACTTCGCGCTGGCGCGCAAGTTCGCGTCCGCCGCGCGGCGCCGGTTCCTGCGCCGTGGCAACACGAGGTGGGCCGAGATCGCCGGCCTCGCCCGGTTCCGCGCCGACGCGCACAAGATCCTCAGCACGCGGGGCGCCCGGTCGACGCCGCGGCTGCCCGCCGAGCTCGTGGCGCTGGCTGAACGCCTGTCGGAGCTCGGGGTGCGCGATGAGGCGGCCGTCGCGCGGCTGCTCGCCGTCCGGCTCCTGTTGCGGCGTCAGGAAATCGACGAGGCCGCGAAGGTGCTGGCCCGGGTGCCGAAGCCGCGTGAGACGACGCCGATCGACCACCGGATGCTGTTCCGGCTGTGCCGCGCGGAGCTGGCCGTGGCCACGGGCCGGCCGCGGTCCGCGCTCGCGCAGGCGCGCGCCGGGCTTCGTGAGCTGGGCATGATCCGCGACCGCATGGGCGGGCTCGACCTGGTGTGCGGCACGGCCGTGCACGGCGAAGAGCTGGGCCGGCTCGCGATGCAGCTCGTGTTGCGCCGCGCCCGCAACAACGCCGCGGGCGCCCGCCGGATGTTCGCGTGGCTGGAGCGCACGCGGGCACAGGTCTACCGCTACGAACCGTTGCCGGTGATCGAGGATCCGGCGCTGTCGAAGCACATCACCGAGATGCGGCACCTGCAGCGCACCATCCAGCGCGCCCGCGCCGAGGGCGAGCCCGTGAAGGCGCTGGAGCAGCGCTACTCTGCGCTGCAGCACGAGGCGAGCCGACTCGGCTGGCACACGAGCCCGTGGGGCCGGCCGCGGCCGGTCGCGACGCCGGACGAGGTCGTGGCGCAGCTCGGCGACCGCGTGCTCGTGAGCCTGGTGCCCTACAACGGGCAGCTGTACTCAGTGGTCGTCGACCGCGGCTCGTTCCGGCTGCTGAAACTCGGGCCGTACCACGACATCGTGGAGACGGCGAAGCAGCTGCACGCCGACCTCGACGCGTTGGCGCCCGATCACCTGCCCCCGATGCTTGCCGAGACCGTGGCGGCTTCCGCCGTCCAACGCGCGGACAAGCTCGACGCGCTGATCTCCGCGTCGCTGGTCAAGACCCTCGACGACCGCGAGCTCGTGATCGTCCCGATCGGCCAGCTCTACGCGATGCCGTGGGGCGCGCTGCCGTCGCTGCGTGGCCACGCGGTGTCCATCGCGCCGTCGGCCACCGCGTGGATCACCGCCAAACGCGCCACCGACGCCGGCGCCGTGCTGCTCGCGGGCGGCCCCGGTGTGCCCGGCGCGGTCGGCGAGGTGAGCAAACTCCGCTCGGTCTACCCGGACGCCCGCCTCGTCGACGGCTCCGGTGCCACCAGCTCCGCCGTCCTCGCCGCCCTCGACGGCACCCGCCTGGCCCACCTCGTCGCCCACGGCGCCCACGAGCCGGCCAACGCGTTGTTCTCCCGCCTCGAACTCGTCGACGGCCCGTTGTTCGCCCACGAGACCTCGCGCCTCGCGAACCCGCCCGAACGCGTCGTCCTCGCGGCCTGCGAGCTCGCCATGAGCCACATCCGCCCGGGCGAGGAAGCCCTCGGCTTCGCCGGCACGCTGCTGGCGAGCGGTTCCCGCACGGTCATCGGCGCCGTCGCCCGCGTCGGCGACCGCGCGGCGGCGGACACGATGTCGGACCTGCACCAGCGGCTGTCCGACGGCACGCCGCCCGCGCTGGCGTTGGCGGAGGCGATCGCCGTGGACCCGCTGCGGCGGCCGTTCGTGTGCCTGGGTGCGGGCTGA
- a CDS encoding carboxypeptidase regulatory-like domain-containing protein, producing the protein MNDIGAPGSGSALPDDETLLADLGRFLDELDPPPDDLVQRVQFALELENLDVEVARWERAGELAGVRSTATGTITFTVSDLTVMVNLTRVGKLHRIDGWLAPAGGYQVEVRVADEGTFATVADEGGRFVLENVPCGTTQILVHLGEGPRRRTVVTPTVVL; encoded by the coding sequence ATGAACGACATCGGCGCGCCGGGAAGTGGCAGCGCTCTGCCTGACGACGAGACGCTGCTCGCCGACCTAGGTCGTTTCCTCGACGAACTGGACCCGCCACCGGACGATCTGGTGCAGCGGGTCCAATTCGCGCTCGAACTGGAGAACCTCGACGTCGAGGTCGCGCGGTGGGAGCGTGCCGGCGAGCTCGCCGGCGTCCGCAGCACGGCCACGGGCACGATCACGTTCACCGTCAGCGACCTGACAGTGATGGTCAACCTGACCCGCGTCGGCAAGCTGCACCGGATCGACGGCTGGCTCGCGCCCGCCGGCGGGTACCAGGTGGAGGTTCGCGTCGCCGACGAGGGCACGTTCGCCACCGTCGCCGACGAGGGTGGCCGGTTCGTGCTCGAGAACGTGCCGTGCGGGACCACGCAGATCCTGGTGCACCTCGGTGAGGGGCCGCGGCGCCGGACTGTCGTGACTCCCACGGTCGTGCTCTAG
- a CDS encoding RNA polymerase sigma factor: MTDVQTTEVDPPWEGLTGVDLHAACMEAARAGDRRAMAKLVEELTPLVWHVARANGLNRQVAEDVVQTVWLALFSQLEKLRDPRALAAWLITTARREAAHPYGRRVQPVPLSDEVAENLESTHPAPEDEAVRADNDRRVWRAFLRLPTRCQELLRLTVLAGRAEYQAVAEAMRMPRGSIGPTRGRCLDTMRDLLAGEGGGR; encoded by the coding sequence GTGACCGACGTGCAAACCACCGAGGTAGACCCGCCATGGGAAGGCCTGACCGGCGTCGACCTGCACGCTGCCTGCATGGAGGCGGCGCGGGCCGGTGACCGGCGGGCGATGGCGAAACTCGTCGAGGAGCTGACGCCGCTCGTCTGGCACGTCGCGCGCGCGAACGGGCTGAACCGCCAGGTCGCCGAAGACGTCGTGCAGACGGTGTGGCTCGCTCTGTTCAGCCAGCTGGAGAAGCTGCGCGATCCGCGCGCGCTGGCCGCGTGGCTGATCACCACCGCGAGACGCGAAGCAGCCCACCCGTACGGGCGCCGCGTCCAGCCGGTGCCGTTGAGCGACGAGGTCGCCGAGAACCTCGAAAGCACTCACCCCGCGCCGGAGGACGAAGCGGTGCGCGCCGACAACGACCGACGGGTCTGGCGCGCCTTCCTCCGGCTGCCCACTCGCTGCCAGGAACTGCTTCGCCTCACCGTGCTCGCCGGCCGCGCCGAATACCAGGCGGTGGCCGAAGCGATGCGGATGCCGCGCGGCAGCATCGGACCCACCAGGGGTCGTTGCCTCGACACGATGCGCGATCTCCTCGCAGGAGAAGGGGGTGGCCGATGA
- a CDS encoding SGNH/GDSL hydrolase family protein encodes MVLLRFFLFAALAPVLAVQALRVRRGTPRLPGAGGPAEGITGEGPVVRVAVLGESTVDGVGVAAHADGLTGQLANELARRGLRVRWQAVGLTGATAAVVRRSLVARLAPADVVVVALGVNDTLELHSAARFRRDLLGVVVDVRRRLGPVPVVLAGVPPMASFPSLPRPLRDALSARSTALDTAAAELARLPGVTYSAMTPDLLHEGTFAEDRFHPGPVGYRDWAAALAPAVVAGLPVVTVGPHPREPRQPI; translated from the coding sequence ATGGTCCTCCTCCGGTTCTTCCTGTTCGCCGCGCTGGCCCCGGTCCTCGCGGTGCAAGCGCTGCGCGTTCGTCGCGGCACCCCGCGCCTGCCCGGCGCCGGCGGCCCCGCCGAGGGGATCACCGGCGAGGGTCCCGTGGTCCGGGTCGCCGTGCTGGGGGAGTCCACCGTGGACGGCGTCGGCGTGGCCGCGCACGCCGACGGGCTCACCGGGCAGCTCGCGAACGAGCTCGCCCGCCGCGGTCTGCGGGTGCGCTGGCAAGCAGTGGGCCTGACGGGGGCGACTGCCGCGGTGGTCCGGCGTTCGCTGGTCGCGCGGCTGGCGCCGGCTGACGTTGTGGTGGTCGCGCTGGGGGTGAACGACACCCTCGAGCTGCACTCGGCCGCGCGGTTCCGGCGCGACCTGCTCGGGGTGGTCGTCGACGTGCGGCGGCGGCTGGGGCCGGTGCCGGTGGTCCTGGCCGGGGTGCCGCCGATGGCGAGCTTCCCGTCGTTGCCGCGGCCGCTGCGGGACGCGCTGTCCGCGCGCTCGACGGCGTTGGACACGGCGGCGGCCGAGCTCGCGCGGCTGCCGGGCGTCACGTACTCGGCGATGACACCCGACCTGCTGCACGAGGGCACGTTCGCCGAGGACCGCTTCCACCCGGGGCCGGTCGGGTACCGCGACTGGGCCGCGGCGTTGGCGCCCGCGGTGGTTGCCGGCCTACCGGTGGTCACGGTCGGTCCGCATCCGAGAGAGCCGCGCCAGCCCATCTGA
- a CDS encoding NAD(P)-dependent oxidoreductase, translating to MKITVLGASGRIGTLAVREALARGSHVTAVVRSPERLHVASHPQLDVAVFELDDPSLGSAVEGRDAIVLALGARDRRPTTVNADGARAVIAAAGTARFVAVSAIGLTTEGDDPFTRLVVKPILGAVLRNGFDDLRVMESVIRASAMKWTIVRPPRLTDGPATGRVRFSKHGAVRGGFVISRADVATFLLDAAEDTALIGETVGIARG from the coding sequence ATGAAAATCACCGTTCTCGGCGCGAGTGGACGGATCGGCACGCTGGCCGTGCGGGAGGCGCTGGCGCGGGGCTCGCACGTGACGGCCGTGGTCCGGTCGCCCGAGCGGCTGCACGTCGCGAGTCACCCACAGCTGGACGTCGCGGTTTTCGAGCTGGACGATCCTTCGCTGGGTTCGGCGGTGGAGGGACGCGACGCGATCGTCCTGGCGCTCGGGGCGCGCGACCGGCGGCCGACCACGGTGAACGCCGACGGTGCGCGGGCCGTGATCGCGGCGGCGGGCACCGCGCGGTTCGTCGCGGTGAGCGCGATCGGCCTGACGACCGAGGGCGACGACCCGTTCACGCGGTTGGTGGTCAAACCCATCCTGGGTGCGGTGCTGCGCAACGGTTTCGACGATCTGCGCGTGATGGAGTCGGTGATCCGGGCCAGTGCCATGAAGTGGACGATCGTGCGGCCGCCTCGGCTCACCGATGGTCCGGCCACGGGCCGCGTGCGCTTCAGCAAGCACGGCGCGGTGCGGGGCGGCTTCGTCATTTCGCGCGCCGACGTTGCGACGTTCCTGCTCGACGCGGCGGAGGATACGGCGTTGATCGGGGAGACCGTCGGGATCGCGCGCGGTTGA
- a CDS encoding TetR/AcrR family transcriptional regulator → MGSRQDLVAAAAKVMREQGYAHATTKAIAQAAGYSEALLYKHFRDKTALFLAVLSEELPALGATAAHLTRHAADASLEQNLTELAGTALEFYRASFPISVSIFSSRDLLRTHRAALDTGHGPDQPIVLVETYLRAEAELGRIPAHADLGAAARLLLGACFQQAFLDSFEDTDSGTAVAARLAKTLIAGLR, encoded by the coding sequence TTGGGAAGCCGTCAGGACCTCGTCGCCGCAGCCGCCAAGGTCATGCGCGAGCAGGGCTACGCGCACGCGACCACGAAGGCCATCGCGCAGGCCGCGGGGTATTCGGAAGCCCTGCTGTACAAGCACTTCCGCGACAAGACAGCGTTGTTCCTCGCCGTGCTGAGCGAGGAGCTGCCGGCGCTGGGCGCCACGGCCGCGCACCTGACGCGCCACGCCGCCGACGCGTCGCTGGAACAAAACCTGACCGAGCTCGCCGGCACCGCGCTCGAGTTCTACCGCGCGAGCTTCCCGATCTCCGTCTCGATCTTCTCTTCACGCGACCTGCTGCGCACCCACCGCGCCGCGCTCGACACCGGCCACGGCCCCGACCAGCCGATCGTCCTGGTGGAGACATACCTGCGGGCCGAAGCCGAGCTCGGCCGCATCCCCGCCCACGCCGACCTCGGCGCGGCCGCGCGCCTGCTGCTCGGCGCATGCTTCCAGCAGGCCTTCCTGGACTCCTTCGAAGACACCGACAGCGGCACCGCCGTCGCCGCCCGCTTGGCGAAGACCCTGATCGCCGGGCTCCGGTGA
- a CDS encoding GbsR/MarR family transcriptional regulator, whose amino-acid sequence MTTQRDEDAVRRYVESLGLVLSQIGMQRMAARVFAALMTTDEGQLTAADLASQLSVSPAAVSGAVRYLEQVGLVTKIREPGERRDHYRLYDDLWYATFLKRDRFLMMWRDAAEEGIDALGADTPAGKRLAEMQDFLSFALKEITNLYDRWHEERAKRRAAEA is encoded by the coding sequence ATGACGACGCAGCGAGACGAGGACGCCGTCCGCCGGTACGTCGAGAGCCTGGGCCTCGTGCTGTCGCAGATCGGGATGCAGCGCATGGCCGCCCGCGTCTTCGCGGCACTGATGACGACCGACGAAGGTCAGCTCACGGCCGCCGATCTGGCGTCGCAGCTGTCGGTGAGCCCCGCGGCTGTGTCCGGTGCCGTGCGGTACCTGGAGCAGGTGGGGCTCGTGACGAAGATTCGCGAGCCGGGCGAACGCCGTGACCACTACCGGCTGTATGACGACCTCTGGTACGCGACTTTCCTGAAGCGCGACCGGTTCCTGATGATGTGGCGCGACGCGGCCGAGGAGGGTATCGACGCGCTGGGCGCGGACACGCCGGCCGGCAAGCGGCTGGCGGAGATGCAGGACTTCCTGTCGTTCGCGCTGAAAGAGATCACGAACCTCTACGACCGGTGGCACGAGGAGCGGGCGAAGCGGCGGGCCGCCGAAGCCTGA
- a CDS encoding ABC transporter ATP-binding protein, producing the protein MGNAISISGLHKSFGAAMALDGLDLQVPVGEVHGFLGPNGAGKSTTVRVLLGLLHADAGEVSLLDGDPWRDAASLHHRLAYVPGDVNLWPNLSGGEVIDLLGRLRGGLDQGRRKDLIERFDLDPRKKGRTYSKGNRQKVAIVAALASTVDLLILDEPTSGLDPLMESVFQECIQEERAQGRTVLLSSHILAEVEALCDKVSIIRNGRTVESGTLAELRHLTRTSITAELAGPPNGLAQLADVHGLEVTGNRVRFDVETRSLDDALRQLTQVGVRSLVSQPPTLEELFLRHYTEGTGK; encoded by the coding sequence ATGGGAAACGCCATCTCGATCTCCGGCCTCCACAAGTCTTTTGGCGCGGCGATGGCCCTCGACGGCCTCGATCTCCAGGTTCCCGTGGGGGAAGTCCACGGTTTTCTCGGCCCGAACGGCGCCGGGAAGTCCACCACCGTCCGGGTTCTGCTCGGGCTGCTGCACGCCGACGCGGGTGAGGTGAGCCTGCTCGACGGCGATCCGTGGCGCGACGCGGCGAGCCTGCACCACCGCCTCGCCTACGTGCCCGGCGACGTCAACCTCTGGCCCAACCTCTCGGGCGGCGAGGTGATCGACCTGCTCGGACGCCTGCGCGGCGGGCTCGACCAGGGCCGACGCAAGGACCTCATCGAGCGGTTCGACCTCGATCCGCGCAAGAAAGGCCGCACGTACTCCAAGGGCAACCGGCAGAAGGTCGCCATCGTGGCCGCGCTCGCGTCCACTGTGGACCTGCTGATCCTCGACGAGCCGACCTCGGGCCTCGACCCGCTCATGGAGTCGGTGTTCCAGGAATGCATCCAGGAGGAACGCGCGCAGGGCCGCACCGTGCTGCTGTCGAGCCACATCCTCGCGGAGGTGGAAGCGTTGTGCGACAAGGTGAGCATCATCCGCAACGGCCGCACCGTCGAGTCCGGCACGCTCGCCGAGCTGCGCCACCTCACCCGCACGTCGATCACCGCGGAGCTGGCCGGGCCGCCCAACGGCCTGGCCCAGCTCGCCGACGTCCACGGCCTCGAGGTGACCGGCAACCGCGTGCGCTTCGACGTGGAGACGCGCTCACTCGACGACGCGCTGCGCCAGCTCACGCAGGTCGGCGTGCGCAGCCTGGTCAGCCAGCCGCCGACGCTGGAGGAGCTCTTCCTGCGCCACTACACCGAGGGGACCGGGAAATGA
- a CDS encoding ABC transporter permease: MTATLMRAPATNTALVGTWHLTRLALRRDRVILPIWIVLLSIVPAATVSSYDQFYPDAASRAALTAGAVANPSFSLLYGPAFDLTTAGGFIAWRMGGFLALLIGLMAVFTVTRHTRAEEDSGRAELLASTVVGRYAALTAAVLVSGAASVLIGVIQVGTMISAKLPADGALAFGAGTALAGLVFTGVAAVAVQFAEYSRTANGIGTAVIGVAFLLRGAGDSTSDAHWVSWLSPIGWSQQVRPFAGERWWVLLLPVVLSVVLGAAGYALLPRRDVGTGLVPPRPGPPGGTPSLRTPFALAWRLQRGPLLGWVVGFAIGGALFGSIASGISGLVGDTEQTRQIFERLGGSDAIVDAFLATMVSLFAMLSALYGVQATLRMRTEETGVRFEPLLATRVGRLRLAASHLVFAYVGTALLVLVGGVLLGISHGLRSGNVGVSVADMLTAVLVQVPATWVIVSVCTLLFGLLPRFTGLAWAAGALGLLISLFGPVVNAPQAVLDVSPFQHPPKLPGAAFTATPIVWLLVVAVACLVLGLFGWRRRDVG, encoded by the coding sequence ATGACCGCGACCCTCATGCGGGCGCCGGCCACGAACACCGCACTCGTCGGCACCTGGCACCTCACCCGGCTCGCGCTGCGGCGTGACCGCGTGATCCTGCCGATCTGGATCGTGCTGCTCAGCATCGTCCCGGCCGCCACGGTGTCGAGCTACGACCAGTTCTACCCCGACGCCGCCAGCCGCGCGGCGCTCACCGCGGGTGCCGTGGCGAACCCGTCGTTCTCGCTGCTCTACGGCCCGGCCTTCGACCTCACGACGGCGGGCGGCTTCATCGCGTGGCGCATGGGCGGGTTCCTCGCGCTGCTCATCGGGCTGATGGCCGTCTTCACGGTTACGCGCCACACGCGCGCCGAGGAGGACTCGGGCCGCGCGGAGCTGCTGGCGTCCACTGTGGTCGGTCGCTACGCGGCCCTGACCGCGGCTGTCCTCGTGTCCGGCGCGGCGAGCGTGCTGATCGGCGTGATCCAGGTCGGCACGATGATCAGCGCGAAGCTGCCAGCCGACGGCGCCCTGGCCTTCGGCGCGGGCACGGCGTTGGCGGGCTTGGTGTTCACGGGCGTCGCGGCGGTGGCCGTGCAGTTCGCCGAGTACTCGCGCACGGCCAACGGCATCGGCACCGCGGTGATCGGCGTCGCCTTCCTGCTGCGCGGCGCGGGCGACTCGACATCCGACGCCCACTGGGTCTCGTGGCTCTCGCCGATCGGCTGGTCGCAGCAGGTGCGCCCTTTCGCGGGCGAACGCTGGTGGGTCCTGCTGCTGCCCGTTGTGTTGAGTGTCGTGCTGGGCGCCGCCGGCTACGCCCTCCTGCCGCGCCGCGACGTCGGCACCGGCCTGGTGCCGCCCCGTCCGGGACCGCCTGGCGGTACGCCTTCGTTGCGCACGCCGTTCGCGCTGGCGTGGCGGCTGCAACGCGGCCCGCTCCTGGGCTGGGTCGTCGGCTTCGCCATCGGCGGCGCACTGTTCGGCTCCATCGCGAGCGGCATCTCCGGCCTCGTCGGCGACACCGAGCAGACGCGCCAGATCTTCGAGCGCCTCGGCGGTTCCGATGCGATCGTCGACGCCTTCCTCGCGACGATGGTGAGCCTGTTCGCCATGCTCAGCGCGCTGTACGGCGTGCAGGCGACGCTGCGGATGCGCACCGAGGAGACGGGCGTGCGCTTCGAACCGCTCCTCGCCACCCGCGTCGGCCGCCTCCGGCTGGCGGCGAGCCACCTCGTATTCGCGTACGTCGGGACGGCCCTGCTGGTGCTCGTCGGCGGGGTGCTGCTAGGCATTTCGCACGGGCTGCGCTCCGGGAACGTCGGCGTTTCCGTGGCCGACATGCTGACGGCCGTGCTGGTGCAGGTGCCGGCGACGTGGGTGATCGTTTCGGTGTGCACGCTGCTTTTCGGGCTGCTGCCGCGCTTCACCGGCCTGGCCTGGGCCGCCGGCGCGCTGGGGCTGCTGATCAGCCTGTTCGGTCCGGTCGTGAACGCGCCACAGGCGGTGCTGGACGTCTCGCCGTTCCAGCACCCGCCCAAGCTCCCGGGCGCGGCCTTCACGGCGACGCCGATCGTGTGGCTGCTGGTGGTCGCGGTGGCGTGCCTGGTGCTCGGCCTGTTCGGCTGGCGCCGGCGGGACGTCGGTTAG
- a CDS encoding MFS transporter: MTLELAPIGVLSTVSLTGALVASAIARPLAARIGAARALNAAAVVYGGSFLLYAFTTPGWGLAWYVAGGVGAGFGIILINVYAVSFRQAVTPRRLLGRVTSVSTTLIRGTAPLGSLAGGVLAEVTSMRATLYVVGVGLVLSTAILLASPLRKLRDLPG; the protein is encoded by the coding sequence ATGACCCTCGAGCTCGCGCCGATCGGGGTCCTCAGCACGGTTTCCCTCACCGGCGCACTGGTCGCCAGCGCCATCGCGCGGCCGCTCGCGGCGAGAATCGGGGCGGCACGGGCACTGAACGCGGCAGCAGTCGTCTACGGAGGCTCGTTCCTGCTCTACGCCTTCACCACTCCGGGCTGGGGCCTGGCCTGGTACGTCGCCGGCGGTGTGGGCGCGGGGTTCGGGATCATCCTCATCAACGTCTACGCCGTGAGCTTCCGCCAGGCCGTCACGCCGAGGCGGTTGCTGGGCCGCGTGACGTCGGTGTCGACGACGCTCATCCGCGGCACGGCACCGCTGGGCAGCCTGGCGGGCGGCGTCCTCGCCGAGGTGACGTCCATGCGCGCCACGCTGTACGTCGTCGGCGTCGGCCTGGTGCTGTCGACGGCGATCCTGCTCGCGTCGCCGCTGCGGAAGCTCAGGGACCTGCCGGGGTGA